In Pseudomonadales bacterium, the genomic window TAGTTCCGAACCATAGGTATCATAAAAAAACTTAGGGCTCAGTGTTTTCTGTTGCTGCGTAAGGCCGGATAGAATATCTGCGACATCATCATTTGTCGCCGAATGACAATCCCAAAAGTATAAATTCGCGTGCCGACTAATCGCCTGCCCCAAAGATGATAAATTAATCAGCTCGGTGTTTTCTTGCTCAACTAATGCCTCGGCTACTAAATGACTATCCAATGTATCTAGCATCATGTTTCCTTTATTTTTATTTGGCCAATCGCAAACCCGTGAACTGCCACCTATCCTCAGGGTAGAAAAAATTTCGATAACTCGGGCGTGTATGGTTTTCAGGCGTCACACAGGACCCCCCTCGTAACACCCACTGATTACACATAAACTTACCGTTATATTCACCAAGCGCCCCATCAGCAATGACAAAACCCGGGTATGGTCTATAGGCACTTGAGGTCCACTGCCAGCGCTGATCATAAAGTTGCGATATTTGATCGCCAGCTTTTTGCACCGCATACTCCCATTCAAACTCAGTGGGTAGCCTAGCTTGTGACCATGTCGCGAAAGCATCTGCCTCGTATGCACTGATATGACAAACTGGCGCCTCTGGTACGAGTGGCTGCAAACCCGATAAACTATAGTATTGCCATGCGGAAGAAGCTGAGTCTCTCTGCCAATATAGCGGATGCTGCCAGTTGCTTGCTTGCACCTTAGCCCAACCATCAGACAGCCACAACTCTGCTCGCTGATAGCCGCCATCAGCAATAAAATCCATATAGGCCTGATTCGTCACCAGCTGGTTGGCAAGACTGAATGCTGCAATATATTGCTTATGCCTGGGCGACTCATTATCAAAGCTAAAATGCTCAACACTCGCATCCACACCCAGCTCAACAACCGCAGCGTCAAAGTGCAGCCAGCTATTGCAAGCTGCTTTAGGCAATATACTGCATTGCTCGTTTGATTCTGCGAACATTTTGGGTAGAAGTGGATTAAAGGCAAAGCAGAATTTTAGGTCGGTAAAAAATAATTCTTGATGCTGCTTTTCATGCTGAATACCTAAGCGACAACGAGCTATAATTTCGTCATATTGTGGATGCTCTTTTTGCTGTAGCAGCTGTAATATATGCCGATCAATATAATGGCGATAATCGATCACCTCTGCTAATCCAGGTCGAGAGAGTAAGCTGCGATGCGGCCTTGCATAAGGTTGACCCACTGCATTGTAATANGANTTAAATAGCGTCTCATATGCTGCATCAAAGACTTGATAGTCAGGGTAGAACTCNGCTAACACAAAAGTTTCATAAAACCAGCTGGTATGCGCGAGATGCCACTTGCCGGGGCTGGTAAAGTCAGCAGCTTGCAGGTTTAAGTCTTCGGCGCTGAAACCTTTACTCAGGCTTATAAACGCATCTCGACT contains:
- a CDS encoding ergothioneine biosynthesis protein EgtB; this translates as MNSRLQLIDLSSDFRRSRDAFISLSKGFSAEDLNLQAADFTSPGKWHLAHTSWFYETFVLAEFYPDYQVFDAAYETLFXSYYNAVGQPYARPHRSLLSRPGLAEVIDYRHYIDRHILQLLQQKEHPQYDEIIARCRLGIQHEKQHQELFFTDLKFCFAFNPLLPKMFAESNEQCSILPKAACNSWLHFDAAVVELGVDASVEHFSFDNESPRHKQYIAAFSLANQLVTNQAYMDFIADGGYQRAELWLSDGWAKVQASNWQHPLYWQRDSASSAWQYYSLSGLQPLVPEAPVCHISAYEADAFATWSQARLPTEFEWEYAVQKAGDQISQLYDQRWQWTSSAYRPYPGFVIADGALGEYNGKFMCNQWVLRGGSCVTPENHTRPSYRNFFYPEDRWQFTGLRLAK